In one Cyclopterus lumpus isolate fCycLum1 chromosome 22, fCycLum1.pri, whole genome shotgun sequence genomic region, the following are encoded:
- the itgb1bp1 gene encoding integrin beta-1-binding protein 1 isoform X1: MFRKVKKRHSSSSSQSSEISTKSKSLDSSLGGLSRSSTVASLDTDSTKSSGNGTSETCAEFRVKYVGAIEKLQFDMSKTLQEPLDLINYIDAAQQDGKLPFVPRDEEMILGVSKYGVKVTSLDQCDVLHRHSLYLIVRMLCYDDGLGAGKNLLALKTTDAKQEECSIWVYQCSSSEQAQSICKVLSASFDCALTSVKS, translated from the exons ATGTTCCGGAAAGTCAAAAAAcggcacagcagcagcagctcgcaGAGCAGTGAGATCAGCACCAAAAGCAAA TCTCTGGACTCCAGCTTGGGAGGGCTCTCCAGATCCAGCACCGTCGCCAGCCTCGACACAGACTCCACCAAGAGCTCAG GAAACGGCACGTCGGAAACATGTGCCGAGTTCCGGGTGAAGTATGTGGGAGCCATTGAGAAGTTACAGTTTGACATGAGCAAGACCCTCCAGGAGCCTCTGGACCTCATCAACTATATTGATGCCGCCCAG CAAGATGGAAAGCTGCCCTTCGTGCCCAGAGACGAAGAGATGATTCTGGGAGTGTCAAAGTACGGAGTCAAGGTGACCTCGCTGGACCAGTGT GACGTGCTGCACCGCCACTCGCTGTACCTGATCGTGCGCATGCTGTGCTACGATGACGGCCTCGGTGCGGGGAAGAACCTCCTGGCTCTCAAAACCACCGATGCGAAGCAAGAGGAGTGCAGCATCTGGGTGTACCAGTGCAGCAGCTCG GAGCAGGCTCAGTCCATCTGCAAGGTGCTGTCGGCTTCCTTTGACTGCGCTCTGACATCAGTCAAATCCTGA
- the itgb1bp1 gene encoding integrin beta-1-binding protein 1 isoform X3 has product MFRKVKKRHSSSSSQSSEISTKSKSLDSSLGGLSRSSTVASLDTDSTKSSGNGTSETCAEFRVKYVGAIEKLQFDMSKTLQEPLDLINYIDAAQQDGKLPFVPRDEEMILGVSKYGVKDVLHRHSLYLIVRMLCYDDGLGAGKNLLALKTTDAKQEECSIWVYQCSSSEQAQSICKVLSASFDCALTSVKS; this is encoded by the exons ATGTTCCGGAAAGTCAAAAAAcggcacagcagcagcagctcgcaGAGCAGTGAGATCAGCACCAAAAGCAAA TCTCTGGACTCCAGCTTGGGAGGGCTCTCCAGATCCAGCACCGTCGCCAGCCTCGACACAGACTCCACCAAGAGCTCAG GAAACGGCACGTCGGAAACATGTGCCGAGTTCCGGGTGAAGTATGTGGGAGCCATTGAGAAGTTACAGTTTGACATGAGCAAGACCCTCCAGGAGCCTCTGGACCTCATCAACTATATTGATGCCGCCCAG CAAGATGGAAAGCTGCCCTTCGTGCCCAGAGACGAAGAGATGATTCTGGGAGTGTCAAAGTACGGAGTCAAG GACGTGCTGCACCGCCACTCGCTGTACCTGATCGTGCGCATGCTGTGCTACGATGACGGCCTCGGTGCGGGGAAGAACCTCCTGGCTCTCAAAACCACCGATGCGAAGCAAGAGGAGTGCAGCATCTGGGTGTACCAGTGCAGCAGCTCG GAGCAGGCTCAGTCCATCTGCAAGGTGCTGTCGGCTTCCTTTGACTGCGCTCTGACATCAGTCAAATCCTGA
- the itgb1bp1 gene encoding integrin beta-1-binding protein 1 isoform X2 has product MFRKVKKRHSSSSSQSSEISTKSKSLDSSLGGLSRSSTVASLDTDSTKSSGNGTSETCAEFRVKYVGAIEKLQFDMSKTLQEPLDLINYIDAAQQDGKLPFVPRDEEMILGVSKYGVKVTSLDQCDVLHRHSLYLIVRMLCYDDGLGAGKNLLALKTTDAKQEECSIWVYQCSSSAQSICKVLSASFDCALTSVKS; this is encoded by the exons ATGTTCCGGAAAGTCAAAAAAcggcacagcagcagcagctcgcaGAGCAGTGAGATCAGCACCAAAAGCAAA TCTCTGGACTCCAGCTTGGGAGGGCTCTCCAGATCCAGCACCGTCGCCAGCCTCGACACAGACTCCACCAAGAGCTCAG GAAACGGCACGTCGGAAACATGTGCCGAGTTCCGGGTGAAGTATGTGGGAGCCATTGAGAAGTTACAGTTTGACATGAGCAAGACCCTCCAGGAGCCTCTGGACCTCATCAACTATATTGATGCCGCCCAG CAAGATGGAAAGCTGCCCTTCGTGCCCAGAGACGAAGAGATGATTCTGGGAGTGTCAAAGTACGGAGTCAAGGTGACCTCGCTGGACCAGTGT GACGTGCTGCACCGCCACTCGCTGTACCTGATCGTGCGCATGCTGTGCTACGATGACGGCCTCGGTGCGGGGAAGAACCTCCTGGCTCTCAAAACCACCGATGCGAAGCAAGAGGAGTGCAGCATCTGGGTGTACCAGTGCAGCAGCTCG GCTCAGTCCATCTGCAAGGTGCTGTCGGCTTCCTTTGACTGCGCTCTGACATCAGTCAAATCCTGA